The stretch of DNA GGCCGGCAAAGCGCCGTGGATCAACTCGTTGACGGCACGCGCGCCGCTGCTGCCGCCGGTGACCAGCAGCAGCGGCATCCCGTCCGGCACCGCGAGCCGCGCCCGCGCGCGCGCCGCGTCGCCCAACTCCAGGCCGGTGCGCAGGGGATTCCCGGAGACGCGCACGCGGCCGCGCACGCGCGGCGGCAGCAGGGCACGGGTAGCATCGAAGGCGACCAGCACGGTACGGGCCATGGTAGCATTGATGCGCGTCGCAAGCGCAGGCGTGGCATCCGACTCGTGCGTGATCACCGGGATGCCCAGCAGCCGCGCCGCGATTACCGGCGGTACGCTGACGTAGCTGCCCTTGGCGAACACGACCGCCGGGCGCAGCACCGCCAGCAGGAGGAGCGCGCGCGCACATCCGGCCGCCACCAGCACCAGGTCGGAGACGTTGCGCAGCGACAGGTAGCGGCGCAGCTTGCCCGCCGGAATGGCATGGAACGGCACGCCGGCGGCGCCTACCAGTTCGCGCTCGGACGGAAGCCGCGAGCCGATCCACGCCGCCTGCCAGCCGTGCCGGCGCAACTCGTCGATCACCGCGAGGCCGGGGATGATGTGTCCGGCGGTGCCGCCGCCGGTGAACACCGCTAGCGGCATGCCGTTCCGGGCGCTGCCCACCTGGCTTGCGTCACCCGTGCTCCGCCCGTAGGATGGCCGCCGTGACCACCGCCCGTTGCCGGCGCCGGCCGGGACCGCGCATCGTGCTGCCGGGCATGCTCCTCCTTGTTCTGACCGGCGCCCTCGCCAACGCCGCGTGTCCATCGCAACTGGCGCGCGTGATACCGGACGGCGACACCCGGACGCGGCTCCTGGCAGACGGGCTGGAGGTGCCGCTGACCACCGCCGGTCCGGCGCTGACCCCGGAGTTGGCCGACCGGACGCTCATCGTCGAGTGGCTGGAAGCGATTCCGGTGACGTACGGGGCCGAAGTCCTGCGCCTCATCCCGCACGGCGGCGGCACTGGCTGCCGGTGGACCGATCTGTACAACCATCTACGCGCGGTAAGCACCTTGCAGGGCATCGAATACTACTCCGGAAGTCGCGGCTACCATCGTACGCTCTACCACAGGTCATACGCCATAGCGGGACCCGACGACCGCACGCCGCTGCCCGATCCGGTGGCGAGCGGGGTGCCGGCGAGTGCCACGCTGTACCTGGTCCAGGAAGATTCCACGTTCGGCAGCAACGTCTACCAGGCCGATTATCGGTTCGACGGTGCGACCATTACCATGCAGGTACGCAACCTCACCACCATGTGGTGGTCGATTGTTCCGCTGGTCGACCCGGGCGACTTCCGCAGCGTTCTGGCCGTCACGCCCACCGACCAGGGACTGCTGTTCTACGCCGCGGCGGGAATCCACACGATCGCCATCGGCGGGATACGGGAGCGCAGCCAGACTTCGCTGCGCAACCGTCTCGATGCGCTGGAGCGCTGGCTGCGCACACGCCTGCCATAGCAGCCCGCGGCAAACGCCGACTGCATTCGAGCGGCGCTCTCGGTGCGGCGCCGGTTGCAGCCGGACTGACAGCAACCCGCACGCGCCTACACCGCCGCCGGGCCGACCGCCTGCAGGACGATCATCAGCACCCCGATCGCCGCCCCGATTACCGCCCCGAACAGCTTCACCCACTTCAGGTGGCGCTCCATGACGGTGAGCAGGAGCTGCTCCACCGAGCGCGGATCAAGTGAGTCGATCCTGGCCACCACCATCGCTTCGACGTCCACCGTGGCCAGCAGCGACGGCAGCCGGTCGGACAGGAACGCAACGCTGCGCCGGGCCAGGAACCGGTCCAGTTCCTGGGCGGTGTCCGGTGCGACCGACACCACGTCCTGCACGGTCGCGGAACCGGCGTCGGCGGCGTCGCCGAGCGCGCCGCTGACCATGGCGGGAATCTGCTCGGCCAGCCGGCCGGCGGTCTCCGGCCTGGCCAGTGCCGCCAGCAACAGGTTGGACAGGGCATCCGCCACCGCCGCCGGCTGCACGCCGAGGTGGCGCGCCGCCAGCTCGGCCACCGATGCGTGCTCCTGCTTGCGGTACCAGCCCTCGACCGCGCGCACCACCGGCGATTGACCCGAGCCCGGCCCGTCGCCGGCCAGCGCGTCGAACACGCGGCGCACCAGGTGATCGACCAGCGCGTCGAGCTGCTCGGCGGTGTCTCCCGTCAACTCGCGCACGCCGCGCTCTCCCCACCGGTTCAGGGCGCTGCGCGCCGCCGCCACGATCTGCTCCTGCACCGCGGGCGTGCCGGTCGCCGCCTCGGCCTGGGCGATCACGTCTGCGACGATTTCGGGCATGCGCTCACGGAGACTCTCGTCGTACTGCCCGACGGTCACGAACATCCTCTGCATCACGTTGAGCTTGTCGAGAATGTCACGCAGCAGGGCACGGCCGCGCACTTCGAGTTGGCGCCTCATGTCGGGACCGCGCAACCAGGTGAACAGCGCCTCCAGCAGCGCCGGCAGGTTGCGCTGCAACAGTTCGGCCAGCAGGTCGACGGTGTCGGGAGTAAGGAACCGGTTCAGCGGCGTGTTCTGTTCCCGGCGGCGGCGCAGCCACCGCCGCACCGCGGCAGCCACCTGCGTGCGAACCGCGCTCCCGGTCAGCGCCGGCAGCACGCCGCCGGCCACCAGCCGGGTGAGTTGGTCGGCGGTTACCAGGTCGCGCAGCCGGCGCGCGCCGAGGTCGTCGACCAGCCGCTCCACCAGGGAGCGCACCCCGTAGATGAACGCGCGCGAGCCGACCAGCCGGCGCAGCATCTGTTCGAGGACCCGCCGCACCAGGTGCGGCCAGTCGATCGGGGCGCCGGTCCGCCCCGCGGCCGGCTCCCCGCCGCCGCGCCCGCCGCCGACCGCCGCCGCCAGGTCGGCCAGCGGCTTGCGCGCGAACGCCTCGCGCAAGGTGCGGAACTGCGCCTCCAGCATGCGACCGAACGTCTCCGATTCGAGCCGCTCGCGCAGCGTCTCGGCGGACAGCAGTTCGCGCGACACCATGCGGCCGATGCTGCGCGCCAACTCTCCGCGGCGGCGCGGTATGATGCCCGGCGTCAGCGGCACCGGAATGCCGAACAGGTGCTTCCGCGTCAACGGGCGAAACAGCATGCGGATCGCCAGCGCGTTGGTCAGGTAGCCGATCGCGCCGCCCCACACCAGCGGCAGCACCCAGTTGAGAATGATTGTCTGCACGAAATCGCGCGGCCTGCCGCCAGCCGCGTCAGTTGCCCGCGGCGCGAACGGCGCGCACCAGGGCCTCCACCTCTGCCGCGGCGGTGCCGGGGGTCACCATCTCCAGGTGGGAGCCGAACACCCAGCCGCGCACGCCCTGATGGGTTACTTCGAACCAATGGTCGACGTTGCCGGCGACCCGCTCCTCGAATTCGCCGCGCCGCACCACCTCCACCACCTCGCCGCGCCGGAAGTGCGACAACACCTCCGCCCGCACCGACGGCTGGGCGCGCACACGCAGCGAGTCGGCCGCGATGATTGCGCGCTGCTCGCTGGTGGAGATGACCGACGTTGCGGGCAACACCAGGTGCCCTGCGGAGGACTCCTGCTTCTGGCAACCGGTCAACGCGGCGGCCAGTGCCACCGCGGCCAGCACCCCCGCGGCGCCGGCCCGGCGCCGCGCGCACCGGACGCGGTGCAGCCAACTCTTGTAACCGGTCGACATCAGCTTGGCCGGTGACTAGCGCAGGGCCGCCGCCGAACCGGCCGGCTGCGCGCCCTCCAGCTCCCGCAGCTTCTCGATCTCGTCGCGCACCACTGCCGCGCGCTCATATTCCAGGTCCTTGGCCAGCTCCAGCATCTCTTTTTCCAGCGTCCGGATCAGCGACCGGCGCTCCTTCGGCACCAGCACGTTGAAGCGCTGCTTGACCACTTCGATATCGAGCTTCTCCGCGGACCTCTTCTCCTCGGTCTTGCGTACCAGCAGATCCTGCACCGCCTTGCTGATCGTGGTCGGCGTGATGCCGTGCTCGACATTGTACGCCAACTGGATCGCCCGGCGCCGCGCGGTCTCGGCAATCGCGTCGCGCATCGACTCCGACTCCCGGTCGGCGTACATCACGACCCGTCCATTCACGTTGCGGGCGGCGCGCCCGATGATCTGGATCAGCGACGTGGTCGAACGCAGGAAGCCGATCTTGTCGGCATCGAGGATCGCGATCAGCGACACCTCCGGCAAATCGAGACCCTCGCGCAGCAGGTTCACGCCCACCAGCACGTCGAATTGGCCGGCGCGCAGGTCGCGCAGAATCTCCACCCGCTCGAAGGTGTCCACCTCGGAGTGCAGAAAGCGGCAGCGCACGCCGATGTCGGCGAGATAGTCGGACAGGTCCTCGGCCATGCGTTTGGTCAGGGTGGTGACCAGGGTGCGTTCGCCGCGCCTGGTGCGCTCGCGGATCTGCCCGTACAGGTCCTCGATCTGGCCGGCCGAGTGGCGTACCTCGATCTGTGGATCGAGCAACCCCGTCGGCCTGATGATCTGCTCCACCACCTGCGCCGAGGTGCGCAGTTCCTCCGCCGCGGGCGTGGCCGACACGTACACGACCCGCTCCATCAGCGCCTCGAACTCGCCGAAGGTAAGCGGCCGGTTGTCCAGGGCCGACGGCAGCCGAAAACCGTGGTCCACCAGCGCCTGCTTGCGCGAGCGGTCGCCCTCGTACATGGCGCCGATCTGCGGCACGGTAACGTGCGACTCGTCGATGAATACCAGGAAGTCCTGCGGGAAGAAGTCGAGCAGAACCGCCGGACGTTCGCCGGCCTGCCTGCCGCTCAGGTGGCGCGAGTAGTTCTCGACGCCGCTGCAGTAGCCGATCTCGGCCAGCATCTCCAGGTCGTACTCGCAGCGGGTCATCAGCCGCTGCGCCTCCACCAGCTTGCCCTGCGCCAACAGCTCTTCGTGCCGCTCCGTCAGTTCGGCGCGAATCGCCTGCACCGCGCGCTCGACGCGCTCCTCCGGGGTGACGAAGTGCTTGGCCGGATACACCGCCGCGAACTCGAGCTCGGCCAGGGTGTCGCCGGTGAGCGGGTCGATGCGGCGCAGGCGTTCGATCTCGTCGCCGAAGAATTCGATCCGCAACCCCTCCTTGGCGTGCGGCGGCAGCAGCTCCAGCACCTCGCCGCGGCTGCGGAAACCGGCCCGCATCAGCAGTGCGTCGTTGCGTGAATACTGCAGAGACACCAGCCGGCGCATCAGGCGGCGCGGCTCTATCTCCATGCCGAGTTGCAGCTCGACCCGCATGTCGCGGTAGTCCTCGGGGCTGCCGAGGCCGTAGATGCACGACACCGTCGCCACCACCACGACGTCGCGGCGCTCCATCAGGGCCGTGGTCGCCCCCAGCCGCAGGCGTTCGATCTCTTCGTTGATGGAAGCGTCCTTCTCGATGTAGAGGTCGCGGCTCGCCACGTACGCCTCCGGCTGGTAGTAGTCGTAGTAGGAGACGAAGTACTCGACCGCATTGTGCGGCAGAAAGTCCTTGAACTCGCGGTACAGTTGCGCCGCGAGGGTCTTGTTGTGCGACATGACCAGCGCCGGCACCTGCGCCGCCTCAATGATCTTGGCCATCGAGAACGTCTTGCCGGAGCCGGTTACTCCCTTCAGGGTCTGGTAGCGATGGCCGGACGCCAGCCCCTTGCTCAGGGCGGCGATGGCCGGTCCCTGGTCGCCGGCCGGACTGAAATCGGATACAACCTCGAATGCTGGCATGCCGTCCCTATGAGAAGTACTCCTGAACGTGCCGCGCGCGGCGGCTCAGCACGACCGTGGTGGCTCGACGCCGCGCGCCGCGCTGGTATACGACCTCGACGCGGTCGCCCGGCTTGTTGTCCTCGAGCGCGTTGAACAGATCGGCGATGGTGTCGGTGGCGGTGCCGTCCACGGCAACGATGATGTCGCCGCCGACGCGGAATACCGAGCGCCCCCAGCGTACCGGCTGATCGCCGCCGCGCAGGCCGGCGGCCGCGGCGTTGCCGCCGGCGATTGCCTCGGACACGAGAATGCCGCGCTCCACCGGCAGGTTCAACTGCCGAACCAGGCGCGGGAACAGTTGCACCGGCCGCACGTCGATCCAGCCGCGCCGCACCTCGCCATGGCGAATCAGCTCCGGGAGCACGCGCCGCGCCGTGTCGATCGGCACCGCGAAACCGATCCCGACCGAGCCGCCGGACGGCGAGATGATGGTGGTCGTGATGCCGATCATCTCGCCCCGCGAGTTGAGCAGCGGGCCGCCGGAGTTGCCGGGATTCACCGACGCGTCGGTCTGGATCATCTCCTGGATGATCGCACCGCTGTCGGCTCGCACCGGCCTGCCGAGCCCCGATACCACGCCGGTGGTCAGGGTGCGGCTGAGGGCGAAGGGATTGCCGATGGCCAGCACCTTCTGGCCCACCAGCAGATCGGCCGAGCGGCCGAACGGGATCACCGTGAGATGCAGCCCGCGCGGATCGAGCTTGATCACCGCAAGGTCGTTTTCCGGGTCGACGCCAATCACCCTTCCGTCGCGCTCCTCGCCGCCGGCCAGGGTCACGCTCACCTCGCGGGCGCCGCCCACCACGTGGTAGTTGGTCAGAATGTGGCCCTCCCGGTCGATCACGGTGCCGGATCCGGCGCCCGACCCGTACCGCGGCACCGCGTTCAGGAACCAGTGATGCTCGGCCATCAGGGCGGAGATGTTGACCACTCCCTCGTTGTACTTCTGGTAGATCTCGATGTTGTTGGCTTCGTCGCTCGAAAGGGCGGCTGCGGCAGAGCGGAACTGCACCGGCAGGACCGGCGCCGGCGCGGTGCGAGCGGCCACCGCCGCAGCCACCGGGGCAGCGCTCCCGGAGCGCGCTTCGGCGAGCGCCGTGCCAAGCAGGAACCCGATGCCGGCTCCGGTTACGGCGGCGATGCCGACGCTCGCCACAAGGTGCCGGCCACGGTGCGATCCCATTCCGCGCACCAATGTACCACGACACGGGGCATTCGGGGGCGTTCGGATTGTCGGGCCGGCCGCGGCGCGCGCGGTCAGCCGGCGCCGGGCCCCCGGGGGCCGTGGGGGGCCGGCGCCGGCATGCCGGCTCAGTCGTAGTGCCAGTAGATGTCGACGTCGCCGTAGCGGCGGTACTGCAGCGCCTCGTGGACGTGCGCCACCGCGATCCGGTCGCAGCCGTCCAGGTCGGCGACCGTGCGGGACAGCTTGATCACCGAGTGCAGCGCGCGGGAGGAGAGCCGCGCGTGACGCATGCCGCGTTCGAGCGTGCGGATTTCGGGCTCCCCGAGTTCGCAGTAGCGGTCCACCTCGCGCGGCGGCAGGCGCGCGTTCAGCCGCCACTGACAGCCGCGATAGCGCTGCTGCTGGCGGACGCGGGCGTCGCGGACCGCCAGCAGGTAGTCGCCAGGGTGTTCGCCACCCGGGCCGAGCAGCTCGGTCGGCGGCGCATCGCTCACCGGGACGCGAATGTCGATGCGGTCGAGCAGCGCGCCGCCGAGCCGCTTCCAGTAGTGCTTGACCTCGGTGGTCGAGCAGATGCAGGCGGCGTGACGGCGGCCCAGGTTGCCGCACGGGCACGGGTTGGCCGTCATCACCAGTTGGAAGGAGGAGGGGAAGTTCGCGGTCCGGCCGGCGCGCACCACGTTGACGAACCCGGTCTCCAGCGGTTCGCGCAGGCACTGGAGCAGCGGGCGCGAGAATTCCGGTGCCTCGTCGAGCATCAGTACGCCGTGGTGGGCCAGCGACACCTCGCCGGGCCGCAGCAAGCGGCCGCCGCCGACGATCCCCTCCGGCGACGCGCTGTGATGCGGGGCACGAAACGGCGGCCAGCGCAGCAGGCCGGCATCCACCGGCAAGCTGCCGGCCACCGAGTGGATCTGCGTCACCGCCAGCGCCTCGTGCCGCGGCAGCGGAGGCAACAGGCCCACCAAACGGTGCCCGGCCATGGTCTTGCCGCTGCCGGGCGGGCCGAACACCAGCAGGTGATGGCCGCCGGCGGCCGTCACCGCGAGCGCACGCTTCAGAACGCTCTGGCCGCGGATGTCGGTGATCTCTCCCAACTCCCGGCGCCACGGCGACGGCCCTTCGGCGGCGGCGTTGTGCGCGGCTGCGCCGGCATCCGGTCGCGCCGCCGCCGGCGCAACCGCCTGGGCCATGGCGGCGACCGCGTCGGTGAGGCTGTCCACGCCCATCACCGTGCCCACGCCGAGCGCCGCCGCTTCCCGCCGGTTACCCGACGGCACCAGGAACCAGGAGTGGCCGGCCTCTGCGCCGGCCGTCACCGCGGTCAGGATGCCGCTCACCGGGTGCACCGCGCCGGCCAGGTTCAGCTCGCCGCATGCCACCACCGGCACCCGCGGCGCGGGCACTTGGCCGGAGGCGACCAATATGGCCAGCGCCAGCGGCAGGTCGTAGGCGGCGCCGACCTTGCGCACCCCGGCCGGCGACAGGTTGACCAGCACCCGGTCGCGCGGGAACTGAAAACCGCTGTTGCGAATCGCCACCCGGACCCGCTCGCGCGACTCCCGTACCGCATCATCGGGCAGGCCGACGATGTCGACGCCCGGAATGCCGCGGCGCAGGTCGACCTCCACCGCCACCAGATCACCATCCACGCCGAACGGGGCGTGGCCAAAGACCAATGCACGCAATTGCTGCCTCCCGCCCTGAACAACGGGAAACTGTTCGGTGCCGCTTCAGAGCCCCGTGCGAGCCGCCGCGGCGAGGGGTGCGCTAGCCGCGGCCGGCGTGGTCCCGGTCGGCTGCAATGGCAGCCTGCACGAGGGCATGACAGCGCTCGTTGCGCGGGTCGCCGGCGTGCCCGCGAACCCAGCGGAACTGCGCCCCCGTGTCCGACGCCACCTGGTCGAGCACCCGCCACAGCTTGGCATTCTTCACCGGCTGCTTGGCTGCGGTGAGCCAGCCGTTCGCCCGCCAGCGGCGTATCCACGAGGTAATGCCCTGCTGCACGTAGGTGGAGTCGGTGAACACCACCACCTCCGCGGAGGCCGCCTCCGGCAGGTCGCGCGCGGCGCGTAGCGCTTGGATCACGGCGATCAGCTCCATGCGGTTGTTGGTGGTGGCGGCGGCCGCACCGGAGTCTTCGAGCACGCGCCCCGGCGCGAGCGTGAGGTGGAACGCCCAGCCGCCGGGGCCGGGGTTGCCGAGGCAGCCGCCGTCGGTGAACGCTTCGATCACTGGCCGCCGCCGCGGCCGTTGCTGGGGGGTGGTCGTCTTGTGCATCGCGCGATGCGCGATCTTACTACGTTTCCGGCGTGCGGGTGGCGGGCAGTGCCGTGCGCCGCGCCAGCCAGCCCCGCCCGGCAGCCCGGCGATCGCCGAAATGCGCGCCCGGGCATCGACGCGGACAGCCGGAATCCTTATACTGTGCAAGGTCAGCAGGCCGCGCGGAACCGCCGCCGGCTGGCTGGTATTCCGGCGGTGTAGCTCAGTCGGTCAGAGCAAGCGGCTCATATCCGCTGTGTCAGGGGTTCGAGTCCCTTCACCGCTAATCGTCTCACCGCTAATCGTCGCCGGTCGGCGCAAGGTCACCCGGCAGCACCGGATCAAGCCGCCCGCTGCACGAACGAGCAACCGCCGCCCACAGAACCCTTTACCGGAGGCCCCTTTACCGGAGGCCCCTTCACGGAAGGCCATCCGCGAAAAAGGCCGCCCCTCGTGGGCGGCCTTTTTCGCTACAACGGCGTTGAATGATAGCAGGGGCAGGATTCGAACCTGCGACCTCCGGGTTATGAGCCCGACGAGCTGCCAACTGCTCTACCCTGCGTCGTCAGACCGGTAAGTTAGCAACTGCCGCGCCGCCTGTCAACCGCCAAAATCCACTTCAGCGTACCTTCCCGGGGCTACCCCGCGGGCCGCTGCAAATGCCGGGCGGGCTTTGGGAACGGCCTGGGAGCATGACGGATTCCGGCAGGTTCCCAGGTAGGCCGGTTGGGCCGGAAGCGCCGCCTCAGGTGGCGGTTCCGGGACGCTAGTACTTCTTGAGGGCGGTGAGCTTGCGCTGTTTCTTCAGCCGCTTGCGCTCAAGGGCCTTGCGCTTCTTGTTGCGCACCGTCGAGGGCTTCTCGAAATACTCGCGCCGCTTCCATTCGCGAACGATGCCCTCCTTCTCCACCATGCGTTTGAAGCGCTTCAGCGCTTTCTCGAGCAGTTCGTCCTCGCCGACGGTTACATGTGCGATGGGTGCAATCCTCCTTCCGGACCGACGGCCGGTTTTCGCGGCCGTGGGCCCATCAGGGAAATAAAGTACCCAAATCGTCCGGTATGTCAACCAACGGTGTGGTAACCAGGACATCGGGGTCGACCGCGACCCCTGCGGCACGCACTTCCCAGTGCAGGTGCGGTCCGGTGGCCAGCCCCGTGCTGCCGACCGCTCCGAGCGCGGTGCCCGGCTCGACCCGCTCGCCGAGGGCCACGTTGAGCCGGGACAGGTGGTAGTACAGCGAGTACACCGCCGGCAGATGCTCGATCACCACGGTAAGACCCGTGATGATGCGGAACCTGGCCATTACCACCGTGCCCGCGCCGGCTGCCACCACCACGGTGCCCTCCGGCGCCGCGAAGTCGACGCCGTTGTGTATGGAGCGATCGGTGCTGTTGTCGTCATAGCGGTACAGCCGCCGGTCGCCGAACCCGGCGCTGCGCCGGGCGCCCACCAACGGGTACTGCAACCTGCCCGCGTGGCCGTCGTCGACCGGCCGCCAGGTACCGAGCAGGCGCCACAGTTCGCGCGCCTGCTCGACGCGCTCCGGGTCGTCGCGGCGGCGCAACTCCCCGAGCCCCTTGCGCAGGGGTATCTCCTCTTCGGCGAAGCGGCGGGTGCCGATGAACAGGGGCTCGGCGGCCTGCAGCACGGGCACCTCCGCCGCGACCGACTCGGGGCCGCCCGCTCCGGCTACCAGCAGTTGGCCGATACCCGGCTCCGCAGTACTGGGGATGCCGAGCACCGCGACCCACAGACGGTCGTACCGATCGCCCGCGGTGCCCCGGTGGGCGGCGAAGGCGCGGGCGGATACCAGGTTACCCGCGGCCGTCCGCACGCTTACCCGCACGCCGGACAGCGGCTGCGCGGCGGCCAGGTAGACCCGCAGCGGTGCACCCGGAACGACCTCGCGCGGGGTGCTCAGCAGCGGTGCCGGTGGCGGCGCACCGGCCGGGGTGCGTATCAGCAGCCCGGCAATCAGCGCCAGGCGGCCGTCCTCGAACCGATGGCGCGTACCGGGGCGCTGCCACGCGGACCAGCCGCGCTCCACGAACGGCGCGCCGTCGGGGCCGATCACCGGCTCCAGCGCCGCCGGTTGCGCGACCGCGGGCAGGCCCGGCAGGCAGGCCCCTGCGGCGGCGGCGCCCGCCGCCAGGGTGCGCAGGAGTCGCCGGATCACCGCTCCAGGTCGAGAATGGTCAGCTGCAGGGTCTCGACCTGCGCGAAGTGGGAGCGGGTGACGCGGAACACGATATTGACGCGGTCGCCCACCGCGAACTCGTTACCGACCTTGTCGGCCGCGTTCCAGTACAGCCCCGGCCAGCGGTAGCCGCCCGCATCGAGCAGCAGCTTGGCGTGCGCGGGCTGCCCCTTGCCCACCAGGTCCACCTGCAGAATCTCGACGCCGCGCATCAGGAATGCCAGCGGCGGATGACCGGCGCCGTAGGGTGCAAACTGGTCCGCTGTCCGCCACACCTCGGGGGTCAGGAAGTCGGGCGGGATCTCGGCGTCCACGGCACGCGCGGCCGCGGCCGGGGCGGCCACCGCGTCCACGGTTTCGGCCAGCTTTTCCAGGCGCGCGGCCAGGCTTGCCAGCTCGGCCGACGCCAGGTTGAACCCTCCTGCCATGGCATGGCCGCCCCAACGCAACAGCAGATCATCCACGGGACCGAGAATGTCGGCCACCGGCAAGCCCGGCAGGGTGCGCACCGATCCGCTCGCCTCCTCGCCGCGGTCGGCGACCACGATGGCGGGCGTGCGGAACGCCTCCATGAGGCGCGCCGCCAGCATGCCGGTGATGCCGCGCGGCACCTCCGGGTCGATCACCCACAGCAGCTTGCCGCCGGTGCACTCGTAACTGCGGCGGGCACCCGCCTGCACGCGCGTCCAGGCCTGGTCCGCCACGCCGCGGCGCTGCCGATTCAGATCCAGCAGCCGCTGTGCGAGCGCGCTTGCTTCCTCCTGGTCGCGGGTCAGCAGGATGCGCACGGCGGTCGGCGCCTCGCCCATGCGGCCCGCCGAGTTGACCACCGGCGACAGGTGGAACGACACGTCGATGGTGGACAGTTGCTTGCCGTACAGGTTCACGCGGGCGAGCAGCTCGCGCAGGCCGATCCGCTCGGTAGCGGCCAGGACGCGCAGCCCGCGCTTGACCAGGATGCGATTCTCGTCGCGCAACGGCATCAGGTCGGCGATGGTCGAAAGGGCGACCAGGTCCAG from Spirochaetaceae bacterium encodes:
- a CDS encoding SH3 domain-containing protein gives rise to the protein MSTGYKSWLHRVRCARRRAGAAGVLAAVALAAALTGCQKQESSAGHLVLPATSVISTSEQRAIIAADSLRVRAQPSVRAEVLSHFRRGEVVEVVRRGEFEERVAGNVDHWFEVTHQGVRGWVFGSHLEMVTPGTAAAEVEALVRAVRAAGN
- the uvrB gene encoding excinuclease ABC subunit UvrB: MPAFEVVSDFSPAGDQGPAIAALSKGLASGHRYQTLKGVTGSGKTFSMAKIIEAAQVPALVMSHNKTLAAQLYREFKDFLPHNAVEYFVSYYDYYQPEAYVASRDLYIEKDASINEEIERLRLGATTALMERRDVVVVATVSCIYGLGSPEDYRDMRVELQLGMEIEPRRLMRRLVSLQYSRNDALLMRAGFRSRGEVLELLPPHAKEGLRIEFFGDEIERLRRIDPLTGDTLAELEFAAVYPAKHFVTPEERVERAVQAIRAELTERHEELLAQGKLVEAQRLMTRCEYDLEMLAEIGYCSGVENYSRHLSGRQAGERPAVLLDFFPQDFLVFIDESHVTVPQIGAMYEGDRSRKQALVDHGFRLPSALDNRPLTFGEFEALMERVVYVSATPAAEELRTSAQVVEQIIRPTGLLDPQIEVRHSAGQIEDLYGQIRERTRRGERTLVTTLTKRMAEDLSDYLADIGVRCRFLHSEVDTFERVEILRDLRAGQFDVLVGVNLLREGLDLPEVSLIAILDADKIGFLRSTTSLIQIIGRAARNVNGRVVMYADRESESMRDAIAETARRRAIQLAYNVEHGITPTTISKAVQDLLVRKTEEKRSAEKLDIEVVKQRFNVLVPKERRSLIRTLEKEMLELAKDLEYERAAVVRDEIEKLRELEGAQPAGSAAALR
- the rpsU gene encoding 30S ribosomal protein S21, encoding MAHVTVGEDELLEKALKRFKRMVEKEGIVREWKRREYFEKPSTVRNKKRKALERKRLKKQRKLTALKKY
- a CDS encoding YifB family Mg chelatase-like AAA ATPase, with amino-acid sequence MRALVFGHAPFGVDGDLVAVEVDLRRGIPGVDIVGLPDDAVRESRERVRVAIRNSGFQFPRDRVLVNLSPAGVRKVGAAYDLPLALAILVASGQVPAPRVPVVACGELNLAGAVHPVSGILTAVTAGAEAGHSWFLVPSGNRREAAALGVGTVMGVDSLTDAVAAMAQAVAPAAARPDAGAAAHNAAAEGPSPWRRELGEITDIRGQSVLKRALAVTAAGGHHLLVFGPPGSGKTMAGHRLVGLLPPLPRHEALAVTQIHSVAGSLPVDAGLLRWPPFRAPHHSASPEGIVGGGRLLRPGEVSLAHHGVLMLDEAPEFSRPLLQCLREPLETGFVNVVRAGRTANFPSSFQLVMTANPCPCGNLGRRHAACICSTTEVKHYWKRLGGALLDRIDIRVPVSDAPPTELLGPGGEHPGDYLLAVRDARVRQQQRYRGCQWRLNARLPPREVDRYCELGEPEIRTLERGMRHARLSSRALHSVIKLSRTVADLDGCDRIAVAHVHEALQYRRYGDVDIYWHYD
- a CDS encoding DUF445 family protein, producing MQTIILNWVLPLVWGGAIGYLTNALAIRMLFRPLTRKHLFGIPVPLTPGIIPRRRGELARSIGRMVSRELLSAETLRERLESETFGRMLEAQFRTLREAFARKPLADLAAAVGGGRGGGEPAAGRTGAPIDWPHLVRRVLEQMLRRLVGSRAFIYGVRSLVERLVDDLGARRLRDLVTADQLTRLVAGGVLPALTGSAVRTQVAAAVRRWLRRRREQNTPLNRFLTPDTVDLLAELLQRNLPALLEALFTWLRGPDMRRQLEVRGRALLRDILDKLNVMQRMFVTVGQYDESLRERMPEIVADVIAQAEAATGTPAVQEQIVAAARSALNRWGERGVRELTGDTAEQLDALVDHLVRRVFDALAGDGPGSGQSPVVRAVEGWYRKQEHASVAELAARHLGVQPAAVADALSNLLLAALARPETAGRLAEQIPAMVSGALGDAADAGSATVQDVVSVAPDTAQELDRFLARRSVAFLSDRLPSLLATVDVEAMVVARIDSLDPRSVEQLLLTVMERHLKWVKLFGAVIGAAIGVLMIVLQAVGPAAV
- the rnhA gene encoding ribonuclease HI, with the translated sequence MHKTTTPQQRPRRRPVIEAFTDGGCLGNPGPGGWAFHLTLAPGRVLEDSGAAAATTNNRMELIAVIQALRAARDLPEAASAEVVVFTDSTYVQQGITSWIRRWRANGWLTAAKQPVKNAKLWRVLDQVASDTGAQFRWVRGHAGDPRNERCHALVQAAIAADRDHAGRG
- the murG gene encoding undecaprenyldiphospho-muramoylpentapeptide beta-N-acetylglucosaminyltransferase; protein product: MPLAVFTGGGTAGHIIPGLAVIDELRRHGWQAAWIGSRLPSERELVGAAGVPFHAIPAGKLRRYLSLRNVSDLVLVAAGCARALLLLAVLRPAVVFAKGSYVSVPPVIAARLLGIPVITHESDATPALATRINATMARTVLVAFDATRALLPPRVRGRVRVSGNPLRTGLELGDAARARARLAVPDGMPLLLVTGGSSGARAVNELIHGALPAVARHWFVVHQTGPAWQPPGGGVPPEAAGRYRAVTFVNEGFADLLAAADVVVSRAGANTLGELAATGTPAVLIPLPRTQSRGEQLANARLFAERGAAVAMLEEQASAAKLLAVLEELRTDPARRAAMGRAMAALADRAAARRIA
- a CDS encoding trypsin-like peptidase domain-containing protein; protein product: MGSHRGRHLVASVGIAAVTGAGIGFLLGTALAEARSGSAAPVAAAVAARTAPAPVLPVQFRSAAAALSSDEANNIEIYQKYNEGVVNISALMAEHHWFLNAVPRYGSGAGSGTVIDREGHILTNYHVVGGAREVSVTLAGGEERDGRVIGVDPENDLAVIKLDPRGLHLTVIPFGRSADLLVGQKVLAIGNPFALSRTLTTGVVSGLGRPVRADSGAIIQEMIQTDASVNPGNSGGPLLNSRGEMIGITTTIISPSGGSVGIGFAVPIDTARRVLPELIRHGEVRRGWIDVRPVQLFPRLVRQLNLPVERGILVSEAIAGGNAAAAGLRGGDQPVRWGRSVFRVGGDIIVAVDGTATDTIADLFNALEDNKPGDRVEVVYQRGARRRATTVVLSRRARHVQEYFS